The Xyrauchen texanus isolate HMW12.3.18 chromosome 28, RBS_HiC_50CHRs, whole genome shotgun sequence genome has a segment encoding these proteins:
- the LOC127622503 gene encoding uncharacterized protein LOC127622503, producing MTIYDIPGLVRIAAPSAATPKNIQAGLQCSGIWPYNPDIFEENEFTPSQVTDRLDPAIHQATPPAAHLTTPPDAHLTTPPDAHLTTPPAAHLTTPHIFHLTTPPAAHLTTPHIFHLTAPSPAYQATFPVAHLTTPPVAHKATPQVFHMTAPSAPEIFNQSTPPAALLATPLLPHQALAQVMCDPYQKLYQEKSQQQEERGDIQQYSLIHLSRWPWKKSREQDLKK from the coding sequence ATGACAATATATGACATACCAGGTCTTGTGAGAATAGCAGCTCCATCTGCAGCTACACCAAAGAATATTCAAGCTGGACTCCAGTGCAGTGGAATTTGGCCGTACAATCCAGACATATTCGAAGAGAATGAGTTTACACCTTCACAAGTCACAGATCGTCTTGATCCAGCCATCCACCAGGCCACTCCTCCAGCTGCCCACCTGACCACTCCTCCAGATGCCCACCTGACCACTCCTCCAGATGCCCACCTGACCACTCCTCCAGCTGCCCACCTGACCACTCCTCACATTTTCCACCTGACCACTCCTCCAGCTGCCCACCTGACCACTCCTCACATTTTCCACCTGACTGCTCCTTCACCTGCCTACCAGGCCACTTTTCCAGTTGCTCATCTGACCACTCCTCCAGTTGCCCACAAGGCAACTCCTCAAGTTTTCCACATGACTGCTCCTTCAGCTCCTGAAATTTTCAACCAGTCCACACCTCCTGCTGCCCTTCTGGCCACTCCTCTATTGCCTCATCAAGCTTTAGCCCAGGTGATGTGCGACCCTTACCAAAAGCTGTACCAAGAAAAATCCCAGCAACAGGAAGAAAGAGGAGACATACAGCAATACTCACTGATACACCTGTCAAGATGGCCTTGGAAGAAGAGCAGAGAGCAAGATCTGAAAAAGTGA